The sequence GGCGGGCGACTTCCCCTTCAGGACCGCGGTCATGTAGGCCTTGATCGGGTTCGGGTCGTTCTCCACGGCGGCCCACTCGGGGATCAGCGGCGTGGTGCCACCGCCGGCGGCGGCCGGAGCGGCGGCCTCGGCGGCGCCGTTGCCCGCGAGGTTGGTCTGCAGCGACTCCTTGTTCGGGATGACGCCGTTCTCCTTGGCGAGCGCGCCCTCGAACTTGTCGGACAGGGCGAGCTTCAGGAACTCCTTGGCGAGCTCCTGCTTCTTGCTGCCCGCGGCGACCGCGAAGTTGGAGCCGCCGAGGAAGACACCCTCGGGCGAGTCGGCCGTCTCACCGGGGATGGTGAAGTAGCCGATGTCCTTCTCTATCTTCTTGTTGGCCGCGATGGCCGTGCCGGCCTCCCAGCCCATGCCGATGAAGGCGCCGACGTTGCCCTTGGCGAAGACCTCGGCCTGCTGCGGGGTCGCCTCGTCCTTGTCCTTGGGGGCCTTGGAGTAGGACTGGTACTCCTTGTAGATGTCCATGGCCTTGCCGACCTTCGGGTCGGAGAGGTTGGAGACGTACTTGTCGCCTTCCTTCTTCACCAGGTCGGCACCCTGGCCGATGGTCAGGCCGTCGAAGAAGTACCAGTTCTGGCCGGGCAGGTAGATCGGCTCGGCGTCGGTCTTCTTGTCGATGGTCTTCAGGGCGTCGAAGAACTCGGCGCGCGTCTTGGGCGTGTCCGTGATGCCGGCGTCGGCCCAGACCTTCTTGTTGTAGATGACGACGCGGTTGGCGAAGTACCAGGGAGCCGCGTACTGCTTGCCGTCGAAGACCGAGGACTCGTTGAGGGCCTTGGTCCAGTCGGCGCCGATCTCCTCCTTGAGGTCGCTCAGGTCGGCGAGACCACCGGTGGCCGCGTAGGCCGGGGTCTGGGTGTTGCCGACCTCAAGGACGTCCGGCGGGTTGTCCTCGGAGAGCGAGGTGGTGATCTTCTGCTGGATGCCGTTCCACTGCTGCGTCTCGAACTTCAGCTTCGCCTTCGTCTTCTTCTCGAAGGC is a genomic window of Streptomyces sp. NBC_00414 containing:
- a CDS encoding extracellular solute-binding protein, which encodes MNRKLIAAVGVAGMLMSVAACGGDDGDDGGKAGADGYKGQTLTVWAMDGSTPEGWTKDLTAAFEKKTKAKLKFETQQWNGIQQKITTSLSEDNPPDVLEVGNTQTPAYAATGGLADLSDLKEEIGADWTKALNESSVFDGKQYAAPWYFANRVVIYNKKVWADAGITDTPKTRAEFFDALKTIDKKTDAEPIYLPGQNWYFFDGLTIGQGADLVKKEGDKYVSNLSDPKVGKAMDIYKEYQSYSKAPKDKDEATPQQAEVFAKGNVGAFIGMGWEAGTAIAANKKIEKDIGYFTIPGETADSPEGVFLGGSNFAVAAGSKKQELAKEFLKLALSDKFEGALAKENGVIPNKESLQTNLAGNGAAEAAAPAAAGGGTTPLIPEWAAVENDPNPIKAYMTAVLKGKSPAAAAKQVEAEINKRLAQSS